A segment of the Mercenaria mercenaria strain notata unplaced genomic scaffold, MADL_Memer_1 contig_3907, whole genome shotgun sequence genome:
AATCCAAGAGCATTTTGGTCATCCTGTGGATAATCAGAAGTTAATATACAAAGAAGCAGAACTAAAGGTATGCAGATCGTATGCATTACATGTGATACACGTTTTACTTAACGATAAACTTACTTAATGACAGGTAAATTAAAGTTTCCCTATACATACGTAcacatttctttacttttcatcAAGAGAATAATTTCACAATTTAAATAGCACTAGATGAGATTGTGatcaatatttctaaattatCTCACTTAATATTTATTTGGTTGCTTAGATTCTTCCTATCTAAATTGTGCAAAAGTAATTATGTCGAAATAGACAAAATAGACACACATTTTgatacatatgtatttatattgcaGGACCAGGTAGGTGATAAAAATTCCAGACTTGCAGATTTCAGCTGTAAACCAAATTCGACTGTGTCCCTTGTAGTTTTGTTGTTTGCTGTGCCAGAAAACTTCAACCATGTTGTATTTGATCTGTACTGGGGATTTCCTTCAACAGGTCCAGATTATTTGGATGCTTCTTGTTTGATGTACAATGGCTCTAATTATTCTACCCGTGCTGATTACTGTCATCGAGATCCGATTGATGCCGTATGTCACTCTGGTGATATAATGGACCGTAAATTAAAAAGAGGTCACCACACAATCAGCATAAAATTGAAAGAACTTCCGGATAGTATGACACATTTGTTTTTCACTTTGAGTGCCTGGAGATCGCCTGATATTTCAAGGTATCCAAATCCAAGTCTTAAATTCTATGAAGCAGTAAATCCTACTAAAGATTTATGTGAAACAACATTCACACATGCTCGAAATTCTCAAGCGGTGATAATGTGTTCGCTTTCACGCAAAGGAAATGGCCAGTGGAAAATATTTAGCTTTGGTACACTTTCTGCTGGAAATGCAATGGGTTACACTCCTTTATTAAAAACTATTCAGGAACTGCTAACACAGGGATTTTAAACATTGTAGTGTTCAGTCAATCAGTGGTAGGGGTTAAACTAACAGTTCAGAAACGTTCGCGCATCAATTTTCTGTGTTTGGGTAGgtcaaaacatatcaaaatgacaaaatatatttaCTCGGGGTATTTTACTTAATTGCAAAGTCATCTTGCAACTTAAAGTAACTTACTGGCAGAAATACATCTCCTATAAAGGCTGTGAATTGGatctacatacatgtactttttaacaTTAACAGGAACTTTTGTATATTATCCATATATATCACAGAGCTTTTAGAACACGTAAACTGTATATCAAGGTTCATgcaaaataaatttattcttcCACTCAACTGAGGTTTATCATTCGTAGGCGATTGTTCTCCATTAAAGTTGAGATTTTCTACCATGTTCGCAGCGTTTGAAAACACTTGTACATAGCCAAATATATAAACTGATTACGCAGACATATTTCTACTCAGATGTGATATTTGCTTTAATTTCTGTAGACCATTTTACTGATAACACTGTAACAGTTAAAAGAAACAAGTTTTATCAACCgtcatataaatgaatatgctatCAAACCTAGTCGAGAAGAGAAACCCCGTCTGTTAAGAGACTATTTGCTTTTAGATACTACTATTTTATGTAATCTGAATTTTATAAAGTCAATTTGTTTGAAATTCCAAACAAAGTGGGCTATATTATTTTGCTTATTGTCTGGcggtctgtctgtccatagatCATTTggtttccgaccaataactagagaactttaataaaataaacataatactaataaacttcttcagcagCGCTACTGTTTTTTATACGGTGCGAAACTGTTTTAAGCAAGGGGCTCGTCAGAGCCACTGTCTTTATTAAGGCTAAATCCGAAGCCACTCGATGAAAGTCTTTAGATTTGACCCGTCAAATGCGCATAAAGGAAGTAGTCCTCTGTTAACAAAAAGGAATAATCTGTAAGTATTTGCGATATCAGCTGGAAAATGGAATTGAAGTGATTTTACTTATACGATAGAAATCACCCAAGAGAAATTCTCAGTTAAACTATTGTATTACAGaatttaacaagagatcacagagtgatcttggcgtcCACCAtagagccatttttgaatgtttcaaatttcaagactagctcaagatcaaaatcaagatcaaagttcatttcggtacataaaactgtGTATGTGGCCCATACATGTGGTACAAATCttaaagctgtagcttgagaaatgtgaaagtaggtcactagatcaatttcaaggtcaaagttcatttcggtacacaaaactatgcatgtgcctCAAGtccgtagcttgagaaatgtgaaagtaggtactaggtaaaaatcaaggtcaaatttcaattcagaacacaaaactatgcatcatgtggtccaaatttgaagcctgtagcttgagaaatgtgaaagaaggtcaatATGTCAGTGTCatggtcaaagtttatttcggtacacaaacctatgcatgtggtccaaatttgaaggctgtagctacagaaatgtggaagtaggtcactaggtcaagatcaagatcaacTCGTATCAAGGTTCAtttagccactcaaaactatacatgtggttgtaggttatgacaagaagatttttaaagtctttccctatataagtctatataaaccatgtgacccctggggcggggccatatttgacctaaggggataatttgaacaaacttggtagagaaccactagatattgctacattacaaatatcaaagccctaggctttgttgttcttgaaaagaagattttcagttttcccctatataagtcaagGTAAACTTTGTGACTCCCatggcgggccatatttgaccctgggaataatttgaacaaacttagtagagaaccactagatgatgtcacataaaaaatatcaaagccctaggccctgtggttttggaaaagacgattttttaaaagtttttccttataaaagtctatataaactatgtgacccccggggcggggctatatttgactctagggaaataatttgaataatcttggtagaggactactagatgatgctacataccaaatatcaaagccctaggccctgtggttttgaacaagaagattttcaaactttttccctatataaattatcaaaataaacaaagggccataactcattcaaaattgttgaaccagtcggATTTTCAAGGGAAGGGGGACACAACGTGGGTGCcaaaacatcattctgacaaagtttgtttaaaattccCCCAGTTGTTTTTGAGGAGATGCGAtgacgagaaattgttaacggacggaaggacggacgattGGAAACGTCACGCagagtttctttttattttaagaccTTTTTGTCGGCTGCTACAGTAGATCTATAAACATTAAGACTTATTTCATTATGCGatagaatttacaaaaaaaaccccacattTTTCTGTAAATACCAAGTATGCATTCTTTTGCATTGATAAAGTGAACAGTTGAATGTGTTAGAAAATAATTCATGGATACACAAACAACTTGACTATCTTTACAGCCCCAATACAATCAGTTATACTTAATTACAATGCTATTATCGTCGATAGAGCATGATTTATAGTATAGTAAGTGACCAGTAGATCTGTGTTTATTTTACACCAAGGATAATCCGAtatgaaggggcctccgtggtcgagtggttaaggtcgccgacttcaaatcacgtgccccttatcgatgtgggttcgagcctcactcggggtgttgaattcttcatgtgaggaagctatccagctgcttcgcggaaggtcggttgttctgcCCGTTCGTGATGTAATAATAAACAGAGGAGctactggggtcttcctccaccaccaaagctggaaagtcgccaaatgacctataattgtgtcgatgcgacgttaaatccaacacaattaataaatacataaaatccAATATGAATAATAGATGACCGTAATTATATGCATTTATCAGCTATGTATTGTTTAAACCTACAGCTTTAAACCTACATAGCTGTAGGTTTAACatgttatgtttgttaattgaCGATACGCAAGTTAAGTCATTGCATTTGAGGATTAAGATAAATTTCTATGAGCATTTAATACGAAGGTTTATATTGAGCTACATTTCTCTTAGGGAAAGACTGGCTATTTCAAGATTAGCATTCGCGCGGTGGATCACGGTATTGATACAGAAATCTTTATGCTTGTAATTGGTTTGTTACTGACTCTGTATTGCTGTAACAGATCAATGGAACATACTacaaatgaaatcagtttcaattctgacttaaaaaaaacaaacttataatCTTGCCCCCAGTGAtagtataaatatcaaaatagagctattaatttgaaatgttattcaattagccaataataataatacaatattgtAATATGAGGTACTCTTGTGACAACTAATTTGTCAAGGTATAAGCTGatcattcatacatgtatattattcaacattttatcattcaaaaacGTATAGACGTTCATCTTCTTCCGGGTCgtgaaaatgtatgacatttcACCTAAACGAAAGCTGTTTTATGTATAACTGAACTTTCTAAACTATATGTCAATGACAAGCGAATGAATGCATCGATTGCTTACCTAAATAAGTTGCAGAATATTCAGTTATTCAGAAATATCACAAGTATTTACTTTGAAAAACTGACACATTTTGTTTGACTGTCGGCGCCACATTCACTTGTAAACATTGTTGTCATATTTCCTGTTATTGGTAAAAACTCTACCAAACTGTATCGCCGgtcatttatagtttatattgtgACTTATAAATGGTAGCAGTCTTTTTTACCCAGAGTAAGATTAAGAACATTATAGTAAGCCCAAGGGAAGACTATTTCTTGCTCATCTGGAGTGGCGGATGGTTACACAGAAAGGGAAATTCCGCAGAgtttctgattggttgaaaatggCCATTTCGGTGGAATCCGGGATTCTGATTGGATGGACGGTTAAATTACCGCTTTCAACCCTGGAATCAAAGTATTATGGCGCGGAACATATAAAACTGCATGCGCACCCGGAACGCCAGCTTTTCACTTTCTATTTTCGGCCAGGACCACCCAAAATTACAGTCGTCAAAtgtctttaataaatctttatagATTTAACAATactaacataatattataattaacatttccCTGGAGGATCAGAGAACCATACAGGAGCCGACCAGCAGCAATGTAAATATAACTTTAGATAAAATACGGATATCACACAGACTTTACCAGAACATTTGAGTAGATCTATTAAATCAGATTAACATTTAAACTAATATTACTAACCTTACTAAATTTTAgctattataattaaatataattattcgTTAAACATACAGCTGATTTAtttctccctttattaaattccGCTCGACCCTCAGTAAGTATACGGAAATTGTCGTCTGCCGTCGTAGCCGAACGGGCGTTAGGAACAGGACGGTAGAACCAGTCGCTTTTCCCGttacaatatatatatcaaatactcCAATACGGGCCATCTGTTTTACGGTGCAAGTTTcggatttgaaaaaaacaactttcgaaaacaattttctaTGAATCTCTTCAGAAGTGTCTCCACCATATTGCCAAGCCACTAGAAGCAAGTTGTGAGATTTGAGTTAATGAGTAGTTATCACCACGTTTTATTATTGTACAGTaagtataatagggttattataatagtaccTTGACCTGGGATGCTGTTTTCGGATACCTCTactctttttgttgttttgttactgaacgaaatctttaatgttAGTCTATGTTAACATGGaatttagtgaagtttttatgtgcgatatttatagaactgtgccATGTCattcatattaatgaaagtagtctggcatcatacaatacaaaagatacaatacggattttttttctgcctgttcatatttacttgtgaaatacaagccgatctttttacagaatttatataggtatataataaaagggttgaGTTTGTCAGATAGCTTTTATGTTAATCTGATTTTCCGATAACTTTGTAATTACGAGTGGTCATGTCTAAGTCATTGTCTTGCCACCTCATCAGCGGTAGTAATTTTCAATATTCAACAGACATCAAGATCATGGACTAACGTGAGATACTGATACCTCCTTCAACTGCGTTCAGCTCTGCTAGCCCATCTCTGTTTCTCACTCCAATGACGTACACTTGGCcattgacctgtttatgtgagaaagttgtcacGAGTTGTGACTAACATTCTACTGGTTCTTACTAAAATTCTGTTGAAATCTGGCatgaaaccaacaaaacaaagagGGATTTTGAATGTATCTTACTCTAATGGTGGTACTAAACAGGCTAATATTACTGAATGTATACATTTGTCCAACTGCAATGAGCCCATTGCTTCAGCACTATCAGTGCTTTGATTCAAAACTCTGTGGTAAatcaaaggttttaaaatttaatagtagTATCCAAACACTTTCGTGATAAGGAATTTTACAATCTGACTTCTCTGTCATGACATAGTTCTATTGTCTTTGCTGAAattaattttaggtttttattcgaaaaattaaaaaaaaatccacaatttGTTCTTTAGACCATTTACAGGTTTATGCAAAAGTTCCTTTTTGATTTTGCCTGACGGGACAGCCAGTTTTTATACAGGTCCTATTAAAACAATAGATAATCGGGTCTAAAAGTCCAATTTGGTAATATAAAGACTGATCCTTAAAATATTCTTACACAAATAAATTTTCGAGTCCttctatattatttctttatatcATTCACACTACCACTTTTCTTCAATATATGTCAATATCTGTCACTTACCATAAAAATTTTAACTGAATGAAAAATGATTGTTACAGATCTCATTGGTGACTGTTTGCGTCTGATATCAAGGTGTTGAAAGCATGTGTACAGCAGATAATTTGATTAAGCTTATGtggtcagaaaataaaatagcgacTTTGTAAAACAGCAGTATCAAAACAAAAGCTTTATATTATAAGAATATTTCACTGGTTgagggtaaagatgggaatatccggcacgggGTTAattgtttaggtggtaacgaggcttctgtcgagttaccgcctaaacaattacccgagtgccggatattcctatctttACCTACTGCCAATGACTGAATCTTATTCTTGCATGCCTTActcttcaatttgtagaagatataaagaaaaacgaaggtttttctttaaggcgctattttgttatagtagcgtatgaatttacgcattcatttataaattatagcacgCGAGTCTTTTCTTGCACCAGAATAgaacgggaaaatcctgtccggcatgcaagaaatattaatatataatgcCGTGCTCAAGTTATGTGAGTAATCTATTTAATTCATGCACTGGGTAATTTCCATCagacatttattatttttgtcgagataaataattactttttttttattatgtgtaCTGCAAAAATGTAAACGGTTAAAGTACTCGGTCGTTTTATTATTATTCTCTTCAAACAAAAGATAACACGTATGCATTTTCAAACACTGTTGACGCTTCCGCTTATAGTCACGGGTCGTGCGTGTCGAATCATCCTCTTCTTATTAGAATTCTTTCGACTTAAGCATGTACAGCCTATCGTCATAAATGATAATTGTATGTGGTATCTATACATGTATTGCTGTTACTTGTTTCGATGTAAGGTTCGGATCAGAAACTGCGGACTCTTCAAAATACTGGAGAGTGAAATCACTACCATTTCTACTTGCTATTCACGTGCTGGTATTCCATTGaaatctatatacatgtagttcgCAAACTGACACGGCGAATAAGCACAATAGGCGAAGAAGAACAGTATATAAATGATGTAACGGAATGACGTCTGGTTTACCAAACATGCAGAATAACCTTTAGTTCATTTACACTGCGAAAAGACAATCCTGAAATGATAAAAAGCAGACCTCAATGTTTCCACGAAATGTAGTCTAACCAACAATGATAGAACCCTGGTAAATTCTTGAGCAGTTCAGGTTGAGGTAATCGTGTAGGTAGCATGACCGACACATGGGCAATGTGCACAGTACGAGACGAAAAGGTACACAGCAAGTATTCATTTTGATCATTGGTCTGTCTTGTCTGCTTAACTTATGTTTCTATATGTATATGAGAAATTTGATTAAACAGGAATTCAAATAAGCGATGCAAATATACTTATTATGCAGAGTATCGGACACTAATGCCAAGATGAAACTTATCATGTAAGGTGTTGATACGTGATGCCAAGAGGAAACCTATCATGCAACGTATTGGTGAGGCAAAGAGGACACCTATCATGCCACGTGTTGCTATGTGAGGCCAAGAGGACATATATCATTCCCCATCGTTTTTTTTCAATGCTGTAAAACTGCAAGATGTTAACTTATGTTattctgttgaaaaataaaaaatctaatgTATTCCTTTAACGCACAGGCCAAATAATGtgaataacaatattttcaatgttaactctttaaaataaaactttcattttataaatacaaacttTTCCTCAGGTGAAAAGGTAAAACACTTTTGAAACTTCAGTTAATGACAGAAATTACTTTCTCTTAAAACTCAACAGAACGCAGTATTTAGTGTTTACAATACCAAAATATTGCAGGATGGGCCCCCTCAAATATCTCCCTCAGCCCTCCTACACCCTGCCCATAAACCGCCCCTATACTACGCTACTGTTTTTAATCTGCACACTTGTACGCAGCACAAAACCTGTATGTACACCTTGTACAATTCCCCAGAGAGGAATTTTGTACAGaattggaagaagaagaagaaagacATATAACTACGGCCATGTAACCATCTTTGTCAAGTGTTATGACATGGAATACCAAACTGACAATTTCATAACACTTGACAAAGATGGTTACATGGCCGTAGttacccgtggtgacatttcaacttcattatttcacgctttctgctacatgatttcacgatttccatttcatgaattcacgaattcacgatttctgcttcctgatttttCACTATTTCCACATCATGAATTAACGATTTCGCGATTTCACGATTtcgcgatttcacgatttctacttcacgaattcacaatttcacaatttcaccatttccacttcacgaattcacgatttcacgatttcaccattaaacttcacgatttcttgatttcacgatttcaccatttcaccattaaacttcacgatttcacgaattcacgatttccacttcaagaattcacgatttctcgacttcacgatttcataattatagtacaatttcaactttttgcgactttattagtcacatgactaTTGTATGGCGTAGAAAACCGTGatattcgctacatgtaagatggcgtgttatatatttgtacaaccaggtttaggtactgaaagtggaaactggccgaaaatgcctcaactgatgaggaaatagacttacaaacaatacttttagaatgcattattgctttaaatgtgaaattgttccagTCCCTTTTTTCGGTTTTAGTAAGCTTCCCATCTTTCttctattaaatgaaaagcgatgCATCTTATTCATATGTAAGCTATTGCCACCTGCTGTGTAAATGGTATGCAAACTGAGTTGATCAAGAGAATGGCCTTACCACGAGGgccgtttaaaacgtaaaaagCGGCTTAGACGTTTTACTACATTACAGGcgtggaaaggatatacatataaaatataaattcaatccatgcaagcattctcttttaaatgaacGGAAACCAATGTGTCTATGGACGGAAAGACGAATTCCAAAATatcggaatgacggacggacaactgcaGGGTTTAATGCTCCGTCGCCATAAATtacgggggcataataaacatacttatatattttggcATTGTCTAAAACAGTAAAGCTATTTGGGAatcttattttgttcatacatgttttagtgttgaaagtAACAAATACTGTGTTAGTACAGGCACCATATCCCTCCCCAACCTCCACACAGACGTATGcaggagtataaactcatccGTAACCCAGACCATTCATTACGTATACACTTCATTGAATGGAGAGTAACAGAATGGATTGGCCaaatggaaacagtgaaatcaagaaatcatgaaatcgtgaagtttattggtgaaatcgtgaattcgtgaagtggaaatcgtgaaatcaagaaatcgtgaagttttttcgtgaaatcgtgaattcatgaattcgTGAAaccgtgaattcgtgaagtgaaaataGTGAAATccggaagcagaaatcgtgaattcgtgaaatcatgaagcagaattcgtgaaataatgaagttgaaatgtcaccacgggtctttcgtaatacggtcttcaaaatataacttcaCTTTCAGCTaagtaaaacaaaacatgtattaaTTAGGCATGTCTCAATCCGTGTTGTTCTTTATAGGAAATGGCTTCTTGCTAATTAATTTGACCAAGGCGGACGATATTCCCCTTacgattttttttcaatcataccgaaattttcattttatttaaaaagtaatagctttcatatttttcaaaatgtatttttctaaattgttgttcatattttgttaattttaaagtgcttaaacttttaatataaattattagGCAACTTGAGCAGGGAGCGGGTGTTGTACGGTAGCACAATCTTTTTTACTAATTAAGAACAACAGGGAAAGACATATGTatagataattgtttttttttcaactagattctatgcatatttcattttcagtgatATTAATATGTGTGAagattaaaaactgaaaaattacaCTCCTGATCAGTGACCATGACTTCTTGTAAATTCCATGTGTTCGAATTTCAGTCCTTTTTCAAGAAGGAATAATATATCTATATACGGATATCAATACATTAAAACTTTAGTGGTGTAGGTAAACTCCtcattttggtttttaaaaacaaatattcggTGAAATCACATCACTTGCCTTATCATGTAGTAAATGATGTTTCCAAAGACGATATAAAATCCTGAAAATATACCAATTTCTGCAATTATAAAATTTAtagccacatttctttgaaacaTATTGCAAAACAATGACACTGTATTTATCGACTGTATTTATCCATCTTACCTCTGTCATCCCCCAAACTATAATGTCAATATAGGAATTTATGTTCtattgagaaataaatctatgtcatttttcagtaggtacgcaagagctataatttctgcttctgttactctaatccagtccatataatataacgtgcctcgattaatcaatttcacgcacgagcagttcacgggtgtggtcattttgatcaattttatatttcaaaccggttcattctTTCACAaatacacgcctggtaaactacagagctacctctttaagaggtatacggtaaactgctctgtcgcaacttccgaggtagtgcacgtcgcgataaaagaacatctaCAAAAGTGAGTGTCatcatatattttgcattttttcaacctgtgtatcaaatatcaaaaatcggggaatggtaggtttaactttttaaactgatttaactttacagagaactttaagtttgctaattcattttcaatttgtggtcgtggtgatgtttaccaacaagctgattttgcagtaaatttggccatttcgtcatgaaagcactttcattgtcaaatatatacattttaactaatattaagaagcaaaccgagtaggcgttagatagctgtaaaatatataatgcatttggaaataaaatatgtaccgaaaatggttcgggagtaaaaatattcactttttattgaaaGAGATAGCTCTGAcatgaaggagatagtcatgtcgctaaggagatagctctgtgttgcattaaAAGTTTGGAGCAATGTTAAATGTATGGGGATAGTAGTTATGTCCACTTATGAGATACAATTCAATTATCTCATTTCtatatttatacatcatttgtataattcatattgctgatattttcttatatttggtttgcttgttttgtatttagtgGCGTTTTAAGAAGTACTTCTAGATTCAACACCAGTACTA
Coding sequences within it:
- the LOC128553508 gene encoding uncharacterized protein LOC128553508; translated protein: DQVGDKNSRLADFSCKPNSTVSLVVLLFAVPENFNHVVFDLYWGFPSTGPDYLDASCLMYNGSNYSTRADYCHRDPIDAVCHSGDIMDRKLKRGHHTISIKLKELPDSMTHLFFTLSAWRSPDISRYPNPSLKFYEAVNPTKDLCETTFTHARNSQAVIMCSLSRKGNGQWKIFSFGTLSAGNAMGYTPLLKTIQELLTQGF